One Phycisphaeraceae bacterium genomic window carries:
- a CDS encoding dockerin type I repeat-containing protein, whose product MYQCISSFEPFRVRTSGLVAGILTGAAGAGLLAEPSFAMAGADNSQTLANPTIAAQPFGPDLDGNQIVDMKDLMIMLAVLNGGDHANPAWVQSADVNGDGVIDHADLSEVIANFGRTITPPPPPPPTIPSGTISRTREATGSPGVIRPITPPPPPPPPPLVRLIPGDGFWGPTLAPEMIGNPARPGADAKAIARWDVVPYQTISGQFTVGVVAFHMNGIDRVSFSANGGEWVDITEMTLNPRTDVYEYWVTVDAADFQDGLTEIRAVVYPKTAGIPRVLGGEINSASLKNGEHSIFLSMNAGGTLPSPVRYVSGNGSDETGDGSRDNPFRTPYFALQSIQRAAGNSVSDACDGAIIYCLPGEYTWGPATSPLPRTLNRWATVTPAPDVSRDDVIFNNYTGGGFRTRLITAKNIRTEGGMVFRSSNPSGSTDKFLWVNNTEIVGPGRLVADTPLLGHVWTGMWVTDTTVRDVRDACQHAIIARNVHASAISCDAFSMSPLVVNSSIHDIDNAGTTNHPDILQFKGSENIDNHIVYGLRATAIKAQGIFARGPERVDNIAFVNALLERDPELQTAGKASQWMDVATNHLLMIGVSMPNYTFSWRTSALHNIYIRGSVFHKMNVGSTGTGGSAIISDSWFRNNHFIDASSFGARVAGLDATTGDPKFVNALSKDFRPGPGSPLKSRVQNPLMRNDAQGVQRGATASVGAYEPDID is encoded by the coding sequence ATGTATCAGTGCATCAGCAGCTTCGAGCCATTCCGTGTCCGGACGTCCGGCCTTGTCGCCGGCATCCTCACGGGCGCAGCCGGGGCCGGCCTCCTCGCCGAGCCGTCGTTCGCGATGGCAGGCGCCGACAATTCCCAGACTCTGGCGAACCCGACCATCGCAGCACAGCCCTTTGGACCGGATCTGGATGGAAACCAGATCGTTGATATGAAGGACCTGATGATCATGCTGGCGGTCCTGAACGGGGGGGACCACGCGAACCCCGCCTGGGTTCAGTCCGCCGACGTCAACGGCGACGGGGTGATCGACCACGCGGACCTCTCGGAGGTGATCGCGAACTTCGGTCGCACGATCACGCCCCCGCCGCCGCCTCCCCCGACGATCCCCTCTGGCACGATCTCGCGCACGCGCGAAGCCACCGGCTCCCCCGGCGTGATCCGCCCGATCACGCCCCCGCCCCCGCCCCCGCCGCCCCCGCTTGTCCGGCTTATCCCCGGCGACGGCTTCTGGGGCCCAACGCTTGCGCCCGAAATGATCGGCAACCCTGCCCGTCCCGGCGCGGATGCAAAGGCGATCGCTCGCTGGGATGTCGTCCCGTATCAGACCATTTCCGGCCAGTTCACCGTCGGTGTAGTCGCGTTCCATATGAACGGGATCGATCGGGTCTCCTTCTCCGCCAATGGAGGAGAGTGGGTTGACATCACCGAGATGACCCTCAATCCGCGCACCGACGTCTATGAATACTGGGTCACCGTCGACGCCGCCGACTTTCAGGACGGCTTGACCGAGATCCGCGCGGTCGTGTACCCCAAGACCGCCGGGATCCCTCGAGTGCTCGGCGGCGAGATCAATAGCGCCTCGCTCAAGAACGGCGAGCACTCCATTTTCCTGAGCATGAACGCCGGCGGCACGCTGCCCTCGCCGGTCCGCTATGTCTCGGGCAACGGCAGCGACGAGACCGGCGACGGCTCTCGCGACAACCCGTTCCGCACGCCGTACTTTGCCCTGCAGAGCATCCAGCGCGCCGCTGGCAACAGCGTCTCAGACGCGTGCGACGGAGCCATCATCTATTGCCTCCCGGGTGAATACACCTGGGGTCCGGCGACGAGTCCTTTGCCGCGCACGCTGAATCGCTGGGCGACGGTGACACCCGCGCCGGATGTAAGTCGCGATGATGTTATTTTCAACAACTACACCGGCGGTGGGTTCCGTACCCGACTGATCACAGCCAAGAACATTCGGACCGAAGGCGGGATGGTATTCCGGTCTTCCAACCCCTCGGGCAGCACCGACAAGTTTCTCTGGGTGAACAACACCGAGATTGTCGGGCCGGGCCGACTGGTGGCAGACACGCCTCTGCTCGGTCATGTGTGGACCGGGATGTGGGTGACCGATACCACGGTGCGCGATGTTCGAGACGCGTGCCAGCACGCCATCATCGCCCGGAATGTGCACGCCAGCGCCATCAGCTGCGACGCGTTCAGCATGTCGCCTCTGGTCGTGAACTCCAGCATCCACGACATCGACAACGCGGGAACCACCAACCACCCCGACATCCTGCAGTTCAAGGGCAGCGAGAACATCGACAACCACATCGTCTACGGCCTCCGAGCCACCGCCATCAAGGCGCAGGGCATCTTCGCGCGCGGCCCTGAGCGTGTGGACAACATCGCCTTCGTCAATGCTCTCCTCGAGCGCGACCCCGAGCTCCAGACTGCGGGCAAGGCCTCTCAGTGGATGGATGTCGCCACCAATCATCTGCTTATGATCGGCGTCTCCATGCCGAACTACACCTTCTCGTGGCGCACCTCGGCCCTTCACAACATCTACATTCGCGGTTCGGTCTTCCACAAGATGAATGTCGGATCCACCGGCACGGGGGGCAGCGCGATCATCTCCGACTCGTGGTTCCGCAACAACCACTTCATCGACGCCAGCTCCTTCGGCGCGCGTGTCGCCGGCCTCGACGCGACCACCGGCGATCCCAAGTTCGTCAATGCGTTGAGCAAGGACTTCCGCCCCGGCCCCGGGTCGCCCCTCAAGAGCCGCGTCCAGAATCCCCTCATGCGTAACGACGCCCAGGGCGTCCAGCGCGGCGCCACCGCGTCCGTCGGCGCCTACGAGCCCGACATCGACTGA
- a CDS encoding polysaccharide pyruvyl transferase family protein, which produces MTNSRRPLKLALLGAAPDTGNLGVSALSFSVIAGVARRLPDAQLTVFDHGIGMREATLFTNSTPFAYHRCGLRNSKRLYMPEALRTVQVASALGGLSNPAARTFLEADAVLDITGGDSFTDLYGMRRFRGGLLEKRLALGHSGGLILLPQTFGPYKSPEAQRGAKSVLTRASLAIARDAEGHERLKQLLGGEFDPVRHTQGVDVAFALPIEAPPPGDLGDETARVLAGPVKPFGFNISGLCLNNPAAAAERFGFRADYPVAVLETLRTILRESDAPLLLVPHVVAPPGHEESDIVACEAIASRLAEFRDRVVVAPAMSDPRHAKWIISRCAWFCGTRMHATIAGLSSGVPTASIAYSLKTRGVFATCDSSDAVADPRTSDTPEVIEVAVNAWRSRDQHAARLRNALPGVLARAESQMDEVVEAAARIASARGRKTA; this is translated from the coding sequence ATGACCAACAGCCGCAGACCATTGAAACTCGCCCTCCTGGGCGCTGCGCCGGACACCGGAAACCTCGGAGTCTCGGCGCTTTCGTTCTCCGTCATCGCTGGCGTCGCGCGCCGCCTCCCCGATGCGCAGCTTACCGTCTTCGACCACGGCATCGGGATGCGTGAGGCCACCCTCTTCACCAACAGCACGCCCTTCGCATACCATCGCTGCGGCCTGCGCAACTCCAAACGCCTCTACATGCCCGAGGCCCTGCGCACCGTCCAGGTCGCCTCCGCCCTCGGGGGGCTCTCCAACCCCGCCGCACGCACCTTCCTAGAGGCCGACGCCGTCCTCGACATCACCGGGGGCGACAGCTTTACCGACCTCTACGGCATGCGCCGCTTCCGGGGCGGGCTCCTCGAAAAACGCCTCGCCCTGGGCCATTCGGGCGGGTTGATCCTCCTCCCTCAGACCTTCGGTCCCTACAAGTCTCCCGAGGCGCAGCGCGGCGCCAAGAGCGTGCTGACGCGCGCCAGTCTCGCCATCGCCCGCGACGCCGAGGGCCATGAGCGACTGAAACAACTGCTCGGGGGCGAGTTCGATCCCGTGAGGCACACCCAGGGCGTGGATGTCGCGTTCGCGCTGCCCATCGAGGCGCCGCCCCCCGGTGATCTGGGCGACGAGACCGCGCGCGTGCTCGCGGGCCCGGTGAAGCCCTTCGGGTTCAACATCAGCGGGCTGTGTCTGAACAACCCCGCCGCCGCCGCAGAGCGGTTCGGCTTCCGCGCCGATTACCCCGTCGCGGTGCTCGAGACCCTGCGGACAATCCTCCGTGAGTCCGACGCGCCGCTGCTCCTCGTGCCGCATGTCGTCGCCCCGCCCGGGCACGAGGAATCCGACATCGTGGCGTGCGAGGCCATCGCGTCGCGCCTCGCCGAGTTCCGTGACCGCGTCGTGGTCGCGCCCGCCATGTCCGACCCGCGCCACGCGAAGTGGATCATCTCCCGATGCGCGTGGTTCTGCGGCACGCGGATGCACGCGACCATCGCCGGCCTCTCTTCCGGCGTTCCCACCGCGTCGATCGCGTACAGCCTCAAGACGCGGGGCGTGTTCGCGACCTGCGATTCCTCCGACGCCGTCGCCGATCCGCGCACCAGCGACACTCCCGAAGTGATCGAAGTCGCGGTGAACGCGTGGCGATCGAGGGATCAGCACGCCGCGCGCCTCCGGAACGCGCTGCCGGGCGTCCTCGCCCGCGCCGAGTCGCAGATGGACGAGGTTGTTGAAGCGGCGGCGCGTATCGCCAGCGCGAGAGGTCGGAAGACCGCGTGA